In one window of Chryseobacterium sp. JV274 DNA:
- a CDS encoding dihydrodipicolinate synthase family protein has product MKNVPFKGIIAYPITPFDENEKVNIPLFKHLVERLVTSGSHGIAPLGSTGVMPYLSDEEKEEVTEATLQQVKGRIPTLVGVSNLTTEKTIHHAQFAEKAGADAVMIIPMSYWKLTDDEIVTHYDAVARKISIPIMAYNNPATSGVDMSPALLKRLLEIPNVTMIKESTGDIQRMHFLRRELGEEVAFYNGSNPLALAAFCAGARGWCTAAPNLIPELTISLYNAIEEGNLEKAKTIFYQQFDLLKFIVNKGLPRAVKSGLTILSENGGNLRSPLKPLQEKETEELKNIIKTLVN; this is encoded by the coding sequence ATGAAAAATGTTCCATTTAAAGGGATTATTGCCTATCCCATAACACCTTTTGATGAAAATGAAAAAGTAAATATTCCTCTTTTCAAACATCTGGTAGAAAGACTGGTTACTTCCGGAAGTCACGGAATTGCTCCATTGGGGAGTACAGGGGTAATGCCTTACTTATCTGATGAAGAAAAAGAAGAAGTAACGGAAGCTACTTTACAGCAGGTAAAAGGAAGAATTCCGACGCTGGTGGGAGTTTCCAATCTTACAACGGAAAAAACAATTCACCATGCTCAGTTTGCAGAAAAAGCAGGCGCTGATGCGGTGATGATTATCCCAATGAGTTACTGGAAACTTACAGATGATGAAATTGTAACTCATTATGACGCGGTAGCCCGTAAAATTTCTATTCCGATTATGGCCTATAACAATCCTGCAACGAGTGGAGTAGACATGTCACCAGCCTTATTGAAAAGACTCCTTGAAATTCCTAATGTAACAATGATTAAGGAAAGTACAGGAGATATTCAAAGGATGCACTTTTTAAGAAGAGAATTGGGAGAGGAAGTGGCATTCTATAACGGTTCTAATCCTTTGGCACTGGCCGCCTTTTGTGCCGGAGCAAGAGGTTGGTGTACCGCTGCACCGAATCTTATCCCAGAGCTTACTATCAGTCTTTACAACGCCATTGAGGAAGGGAATCTTGAAAAAGCAAAAACTATTTTCTACCAGCAGTTTGACCTTTTAAAATTTATTGTCAATAAAGGATTGCCAAGAGCTGTAAAATCAGGGCTTACGATTCTGAGTGAAAACGGCGGAAATTTGAGAAGTCCTTTAAAACCTCTTCAGGAAAAAGAGACTGAAGAATTAAAAAATATTATTAAAACCCTTGTTAATTAA
- a CDS encoding thioredoxin family protein, with protein MKKSIFYHAGCPVCISAEHDIINLIGLENIEIIHLGNDRNKIEEAEKAGVKSVPALVTPNGNVLHINFGASMEDVKK; from the coding sequence ATGAAAAAATCCATTTTTTATCATGCAGGATGTCCTGTATGTATCAGTGCAGAACATGATATTATCAACCTTATAGGTTTGGAAAATATTGAAATTATCCATTTAGGAAATGACAGAAACAAAATTGAAGAGGCTGAGAAGGCAGGCGTAAAATCTGTACCAGCTTTAGTAACACCTAATGGTAACGTTCTTCATATTAATTTTGGAGCATCTATGGAAGATGTGAAAAAATAG
- a CDS encoding pyridoxamine 5'-phosphate oxidase family protein has protein sequence MSTKNLSHLEAIKKIKELSESAKICMFCTELETVPVNSRPMTLQETDDNGNLWFISSGTSNKNFEIKEDRRVQLFFMNNSDSQYLSVYGEASVYKDKATIEEKWSPLAKAWFDGKDDPNVTIIRVEPKETYYWDTKAGKLVSLFSFVASAITGHKTSNSDGVEGNATI, from the coding sequence ATGTCAACAAAGAATCTCAGCCATCTTGAGGCGATCAAAAAAATCAAGGAACTTTCAGAAAGTGCAAAAATATGTATGTTCTGTACAGAATTGGAAACCGTTCCTGTAAATTCAAGACCTATGACTCTTCAGGAAACGGATGACAATGGAAATCTCTGGTTTATCAGCAGTGGAACCAGTAACAAGAATTTTGAAATCAAAGAAGACCGAAGAGTACAGTTGTTTTTTATGAATAACAGTGATTCCCAATATCTTTCGGTGTACGGAGAAGCTTCTGTTTACAAGGATAAGGCGACCATAGAAGAAAAATGGTCTCCTTTAGCGAAAGCCTGGTTCGATGGAAAAGACGATCCCAATGTTACCATTATCCGTGTAGAACCTAAGGAAACTTACTATTGGGACACTAAAGCAGGAAAACTGGTCAGTCTCTTCAGCTTTGTTGCTTCTGCAATCACAGGGCATAAAACGAGCAATTCTGACGGTGTAGAGGGAAATGCAACCATTTAG
- a CDS encoding helix-turn-helix domain-containing protein gives MQISPPKHLTPFIRHYIFLENSEKDIRSLRLFTDGSSGLILSGDMNLYSGVSEDRMPLSFFYGTLNGYKDFSSKGKFSLIAIVFQPYFLNILLKTSAKEIRDQIVSAEDVLKDKLEIFQEKLFKKTNPLTVINDLNVFFTEFLSETINTDHHIIAATQQYILQNKGVVSSKELEKFTGYSERHLERKFEFHMGISPKKYGNIIRLHYFLSLVNKSVDDKNMTMLSYEAGYSDQSHLIREFKNNIGLTPKQYLKTENKMAVNFIEL, from the coding sequence ATGCAGATTTCGCCTCCTAAACATTTGACTCCTTTTATCAGGCATTATATCTTTTTGGAAAATTCTGAAAAGGATATAAGGAGTCTAAGGCTGTTTACGGATGGCAGTTCCGGGCTTATTCTCTCCGGAGATATGAATCTGTATTCCGGTGTTTCAGAAGATCGGATGCCGCTTTCTTTTTTTTATGGAACTTTAAATGGGTATAAAGATTTCTCTTCAAAAGGAAAATTTTCGCTGATTGCCATTGTATTTCAGCCCTATTTTTTAAATATCCTTTTAAAAACTTCTGCCAAAGAGATTAGAGATCAGATTGTCTCTGCTGAAGATGTCTTAAAGGATAAACTGGAAATATTTCAGGAAAAACTTTTTAAGAAAACAAATCCCTTGACCGTTATCAATGATCTTAATGTTTTTTTTACTGAATTTTTATCCGAAACAATAAACACGGATCATCATATTATAGCGGCCACACAGCAATATATTCTTCAAAATAAAGGCGTTGTATCATCCAAAGAATTAGAAAAATTCACAGGATATTCTGAACGTCATCTGGAAAGGAAATTTGAATTTCATATGGGAATATCCCCTAAAAAATATGGAAATATTATCCGTCTTCATTACTTTTTAAGCCTTGTTAATAAAAGTGTTGATGATAAAAATATGACGATGCTTTCCTATGAAGCAGGTTATTCCGATCAGTCCCATCTTATCAGGGAATTTAAAAACAATATCGGGCTTACTCCCAAACAGTATTTGAAAACAGAAAATAAAATGGCTGTCAATTTCATTGAACTATAA
- a CDS encoding nitrilase family protein: MNIKISTAQFENRSGDKAYNLSVIEKLASQAASQGSHVIAFHECSITGYTFARKLSREQLLDIAERIPEGESIQRLQDIAAQNDITILAGLFEKDEHDHLFKAYVCVDKTGLKAKYRKLHPFINPHLTPGNEYCIFDIMGWKCGILICYDNNIIENVRATRLLGAEIIFMPHVTMCTPSTRPGAGFVDPQLWENREADPTSLRLEFDGMKGRDWLMKWLPARAYDNGAYIVFSNPVGMDDDQLKNGCSMIIDPFGDCIAECRSWENSFESAVITTEKLTQAGGYRYIKARRPELYRDIIGQKHSSEQKVIWLDDKTV, encoded by the coding sequence ATGAATATTAAAATTTCAACCGCACAATTTGAAAATAGAAGTGGTGATAAGGCTTATAATCTGTCTGTCATAGAAAAACTGGCCAGCCAGGCCGCTTCCCAGGGATCTCATGTCATTGCTTTTCATGAATGTTCCATTACAGGGTATACTTTTGCACGGAAACTTTCCAGAGAGCAGCTCCTTGATATTGCAGAACGTATTCCGGAAGGGGAGAGTATTCAAAGATTGCAGGATATTGCCGCTCAGAATGACATCACCATATTAGCCGGACTGTTTGAAAAAGATGAGCATGATCATCTTTTTAAAGCGTATGTATGTGTTGATAAAACAGGGCTGAAGGCTAAGTACAGAAAATTACATCCTTTTATCAATCCCCATCTTACACCCGGCAATGAGTATTGTATATTTGATATCATGGGCTGGAAGTGTGGTATTCTCATCTGCTATGATAACAATATCATTGAAAATGTAAGAGCGACGAGGCTTCTTGGTGCCGAAATTATTTTTATGCCCCATGTTACCATGTGTACTCCTTCCACGAGGCCGGGAGCTGGTTTTGTTGATCCTCAGCTTTGGGAGAACAGGGAAGCAGATCCTACCTCTTTGCGTTTAGAATTTGATGGTATGAAGGGGAGAGATTGGCTGATGAAATGGCTTCCGGCAAGAGCCTATGATAACGGCGCTTATATTGTTTTTTCAAATCCTGTCGGTATGGATGATGACCAGCTGAAAAACGGATGTTCTATGATTATAGATCCTTTTGGAGATTGTATTGCAGAATGCCGGTCATGGGAAAACAGTTTTGAATCTGCGGTTATTACTACTGAAAAACTTACTCAGGCAGGAGGATACAGGTATATTAAGGCCCGAAGACCTGAATTATATAGAGATATCATAGGGCAGAAGCACTCATCTGAGCAAAAAGTTATATGGCTGGATGATAAAACGGTTTAA
- a CDS encoding rhodanese-like domain-containing protein, giving the protein MKSVLIFCGIAFILYIVYRIYQFQTLDNGLPELIKKGAVILDVRTEKEYETGHIEGSVNISLGTIRERYIELNPEKTYITVRSHGL; this is encoded by the coding sequence ATGAAAAGTGTGCTTATATTCTGTGGAATAGCTTTTATACTGTATATTGTGTATAGGATTTATCAGTTTCAGACCTTAGATAACGGATTGCCTGAACTGATCAAAAAAGGAGCAGTCATTCTTGATGTGAGAACTGAAAAAGAATACGAAACGGGACACATAGAAGGTTCTGTTAATATTTCATTAGGAACAATCAGAGAGCGGTATATAGAATTGAATCCTGAAAAAACATACATTACAGTACGTTCCCATGGACTTTGA
- a CDS encoding DUF3817 domain-containing protein, with translation MMDLFKTKIGRLRILAILEGISLLSLICIAVPMKYWMGNPLFVRLIGPVHGTLFLLFLFNTLSVGVEQSWKFKEITWKVILACFIPFGTFYIDKKILSKL, from the coding sequence ATGATGGATTTATTCAAAACAAAAATCGGCCGGCTAAGAATTCTGGCGATTCTGGAAGGCATTTCACTGCTAAGTTTAATATGCATTGCCGTTCCTATGAAATACTGGATGGGGAACCCATTATTTGTACGATTAATAGGCCCCGTTCATGGAACATTATTCCTGCTTTTTCTGTTCAATACGCTGAGTGTCGGCGTAGAACAAAGCTGGAAATTTAAAGAAATAACATGGAAAGTAATTCTTGCCTGTTTTATTCCTTTTGGAACATTCTATATTGACAAAAAAATCCTGAGCAAACTATGA